The window ATGCGATTTTTGGTGGCAATTCGTCCGGGGTTGATGTCACCGGGGGTAGCGGCACGGATGGCAGCAACATTTGATCGCATATCCAGTGGAAGATTACTGATTAACGTCGTCACGGGTGGCGATCCTGTAGAATTGGCAGGGGATGGTTTGCATCTTTCCCATGATGATCGCTACGAATTAACAGATGAATTTTTGACGGTGTGGCGGCAGATTGCAGCAGGGGAAATTGCAGATTTCCAGGGAGATTATCTCAACATACAAGGTGGTAAGCTGCTCTTTCCAACAGTACAGAAACCTCATCCACCATTGTGGTTTGGAGGTTCTTCACCCATTGCCCAGCGTATTGCCGCTAAACACGTAGATGTGTATTTAACTTGGGGCGAACCACCAGAACAAGTTGCTGAAAAGATAGCTTCTGTAAAGCGGTTAGCAGAAGCAGAAGGCAGAACATTACGCTTCGGTATTCGCTTACACGTCATTGTGCGAGAAACTGAAGGCCAAGCATGGGATGCAGCTAATGATTTAATTCGTTACGTGGATGAAGAGGCGATCGCCAAAGCCCAACAAGCTTATTCACGTATGGATTCCGAAGGACAACA is drawn from Chlorogloeopsis sp. ULAP01 and contains these coding sequences:
- the ssuD gene encoding FMNH2-dependent alkanesulfonate monooxygenase, whose protein sequence is MQLLWFIPTHGEGRYLGTAIGGRAVNFDYWRQIAQALDHLGFTGALLPTGRSCEDAWILASTLVTHTKRMRFLVAIRPGLMSPGVAARMAATFDRISSGRLLINVVTGGDPVELAGDGLHLSHDDRYELTDEFLTVWRQIAAGEIADFQGDYLNIQGGKLLFPTVQKPHPPLWFGGSSPIAQRIAAKHVDVYLTWGEPPEQVAEKIASVKRLAEAEGRTLRFGIRLHVIVRETEGQAWDAANDLIRYVDEEAIAKAQQAYSRMDSEGQQRMQNLHNGSREALEISPNLWAGIGLVRGGAGTALVGDPDTVVKRMQEYSELGIDTFIFSGYPHLEEAYRVAELLFPRLPLENQPILEPQVLSPFGEIVANREFPKQQIKEKTIATVD